One genomic window of Coffea eugenioides isolate CCC68of chromosome 1, Ceug_1.0, whole genome shotgun sequence includes the following:
- the LOC113751506 gene encoding uncharacterized protein LOC113751506, translated as MASRKRSISNDADMHALYKEWDEASCPICMDHPHNAVLLLCSSHDKGCRSYICDTSYRHSNCLDRFRKLRDEDTSPSLNPTNQHDMVSTSNGNLGSRSSGDQTEAQGDRGDVTVVGSVATEELGENSSQVVDNNLEMQEETIQLRDSTSSWEGVGLEENNMGNSFETTANLRCPLCRGSVLGWKVVEEARRYLNLKHRSCSRESCSFSGNYRELRRHARRVHPTVRPADIDPSRQRAWRRLQDQREYDDIVSAIRSAMPGAIVLGDYVIENGDRFSGEGGGRLLSTFLLFQMIGSVDSEAELRGGRSRPLSRHRRSSGAFSRRRFLWGENLLGLQHDEDDDEDDQEDEPELNVLSDSGEDVSLNPRRRRRLTRSRANEDRQ; from the coding sequence ATGGCTAGTAGAAAAAGAAGCATTTCAAATGATGCAGATATGCATGCCCTCTATAAGGAATGGGATGAAGCTTCATGCCCCATATGCATGGATCACCCACATAATGCAGTTCTTCTGTTGTGCAGTTCCCATGATAAGGGCTGCAGATCCTATATTTGTGACACAAGTTATAGGCACTCAAATTGCCTTGACCGTTTTAGGAAACTTAGAGATGAAGATACTTCACCTAGTTTGAACCCCACAAACCAGCATGATATGGTTAGCACATCTAATGGGAACTTGGGGTCGAGAAGTTCAGGTGACCAGACTGAAGCTCAAGGAGATCGTGGTGATGTAACAGTTGTTGGCTCGGTAGCAACTGAAGAATTGGGAGAAAATAGTTCTCAAGTCGTGGATAATAACTTGGAGATGCAAGAAGAAACAATACAACTCAGGGATTCTACGTCTTCATGGGAAGGTGTTGGGTTGGAAGAGAACAATATGGGGAATTCTTTTGAAACTACTGCAAACTTGAGATGCCCTTTATGTCGTGGAAGTGTATTGGGTTGGAAGGTCGTGGAGGAGGCAAGAAGATACCTCAATCTAAAGCATCGAAGTTGCTCTCGTGAATCATGTTCATTCTCTGGTAATTATAGGGAACTGCGTAGACATGCAAGAAGAGTTCACCCAACTGTTCGCCCTGCTGACATTGATCCATCAAGACAGAGAGCCTGGCGGCGCCTTCAAGACCAGAGAGAGTACGATGATATAGTCAGTGCCATACGCTCTGCGATGCCAGGCGCCATTGTACTTGGGGATTATGTAATTGAAAATGGAGATAGGTTCTCAGGCGAGGGGGGCGGCAGGTTGTTGAGTACTTTCTTGTTGTTTCAGATGATTGGCTCAGTGGATTCTGAAGCTGAGCTGAGGGGTGGCAGATCAAGGCCATTGTCAAGGCACCGGCGCTCTTCTGGAGCTTTCTCTAGGCGCCGCTTTCTTTGGGGGGAGAACCTTTTAGGTCTGCAacatgatgaagatgatgatgaagatgatcaGGAAGATGAACCTGAGCTAAATGTGTTAAGTGATAGTGGTGAGGATGTTTCTTTAAACCCCAGGAGGCGTAGGCGGTTGACACGTTCAAGGGCTAACGAAGATCGTCAATGA